The DNA segment TTTTCGCTCAAAATAAAAATTCTTATGAAGAAATCGCACAAGCTATATATAACAGTCGATTTGTGCTAAAAGCAAAAGGTAGCCAATTAGACGATATTGGTGCTGATGAAAATATTTTTAGAAAACCTGCAACTAATGCTTATGTAGAATTACAAATTAAGGCATATGTGGACGTTAATTCGCCTACGGTAATTACTACTGATGATGGAGAGTTCAGTACCGCAGACGGTCATATTTTTAAGATTTTAGATGATGTAACAATATCGAGTGCTGATAGTCAAGATGAAGATGGCAACTCACTAGGAACAGTTGCAGTTCAGGCCATTTCAGTTGATGAAGGTATTGATAACAATGTTATGGCTGGTGCAATCGTAAACGCTGAACAATCAGTAGATGGTTTCTACCAGGTAACTAATCCACAACCAGCTAGTGGTGGCCAGAATGTTGAAACTGATGATAGTTTCAGAAATCGGATTCTAGCTAATCGGATTAATAAACCTAATTCAACTAATGATGGTGTGGAAAATGCTATTCGTAACTTGAATTCAGTTACTGATGCACGTTTAGTTAGTAATCGCACCATGCAAACTGACCAATATGGTAACCCACCTAAAACCACTCACTTATATGTAGTCAATGGTAATGATGATGAGATTGCACAAGCTATGTTAGACCATTTACCTATATTAACTCATACAGTCGGTAATCGTTCAGCAATCGCTACTGATGTAGGCGGAGTAAAGCATACGATTTATTTTGACCATGCTAATAATGTGCAAATTTACTTAAATATTAAAATCACTACTGACGATACTAAATTCAATTCAGATTCTGGTACAGATACCATTAAA comes from the Apilactobacillus apisilvae genome and includes:
- a CDS encoding baseplate J/gp47 family protein; translated protein: MLKAKGSQLDDIGADENIFRKPATNAYVELQIKAYVDVNSPTVITTDDGEFSTADGHIFKILDDVTISSADSQDEDGNSLGTVAVQAISVDEGIDNNVMAGAIVNAEQSVDGFYQVTNPQPASGGQNVETDDSFRNRILANRINKPNSTNDGVENAIRNLNSVTDARLVSNRTMQTDQYGNPPKTTHLYVVNGNDDEIAQAMLDHLPILTHTVGNRSAIATDVGGVKHTIYFDHANNVQIYLNIKITTDDTKFNSDSGTDTIKQNIIDYFSDFKMGSTVDFTKLFAPCYSVTGVKSVEISLGKDASNLTPNQNIGVDAFELPVVSSDSITINKDGE